A single Saccopteryx bilineata isolate mSacBil1 chromosome 9, mSacBil1_pri_phased_curated, whole genome shotgun sequence DNA region contains:
- the TXNL4B gene encoding thioredoxin-like protein 4B isoform X1, with protein sequence MSFLLPKLTSKKEVDQVIKSTAEKVLVLRFGRDEDPVCLQLDDILSKTSSELSKMAAIYLVDVDQTPVYTHYFDISYIPSTVFFFNGQHMKVDYGSPDHTKFVGSFKTKQDFIDLIEVIYRGAMRGKLIVQSPIDPKNIPKYDLLYQDI encoded by the exons ATGAGCTTTCTATTGCCCAAGCTGACCAGCAAAAAAGAAGTCGACCAGGTGATAAAGAGCACTGCAGAGAAGGTGCTGGTTCTCAGGTTTGGGAGAGACGAGGATCCTGTCTGTCTGCAACTAGATGATATT CTTTCTAAGACCTCTTCTGAACTGAGCAAAATGGCAGCTATATATCTGGTAGATGTGGACCAAACTCCAGTTTATACACACTATTTTGACATCAGTTATATTCCATCTACTGTGTTTTTCTTCAATGGGCAACATATGAAAGTGGATTATGG GTCTCCAGATCACACTAAGTTTGTGGGAAGTTTCAAAACCAAACAAGACTTCATAGATTTGATTGAAGTAATTTATCGAGGAGCAATGAGGGGAAAACTTATTGTCCAAAGTCCTATTGATCCCAAGAATATTCCCAAATATGACCTTCTCTATCAAGACATTTAG
- the LOC136313504 gene encoding haptoglobin-like, which produces MSALGAVVALLLCGQLFAVDTGSESTDNADDSCPKPTVIANGHVEHLVRYRCSNYYRLRTEGDGVYTLNSEKKWTNDVTGEKLPECEAVCGKPKNPVDQVQRILGGSVDAKDSFPWQAKMVSHHNLTSGATLINEQWLLTTAKNLFLGHKDDAKAEDIAPTLRLFVGKNQPVEIEKVVLHPDHLQVDIGLIKLKQKVPVGEKVMPICLPSKDYAQVKRIGYVAGWGRNSNFNFTELLKYVMLPVADQDSCVQHYEESLVPEKKKPKSPVGVQPILNEHTFCAGMSKYQEDTCYGDAGSAFAVYDTDDETWYAAGILSFDKSCSVAEYGVYVKVTSILDWVRKTVADN; this is translated from the exons ATGAG CGCCCTGGGAGCTGTTGTCGCCCTGCTGCTCTGCGGGCAGCTTTTTGCAGTGGACACTGGCAGCGAGAGCACAGATAATGCAG ATGACAGTTGTCCAAAGCCCACTGTGATTGCAAATGGCCACGTGGAGCACTTGGTTCGCTATCGCTGTAGTAACTACTACCGACTGCGCACGGAAGGAGATG GAGTGTACACCTTAAACAGTGAGAAGAAGTGGACAAATGATGTCACTGGAGAGAAGCTTCCCGAATGTGAAGCAG TGTGCGGAAAGCCCAAGAACCCAGTGGACCAGGTGCAGCGGATCCTGGGTGGGTCGGTGGATGCCAAAGACAGCTTCCCCTGGCAGGCTAAGATGGTTTCACACCATAATCTCACCTCCGGGGCCACGCTGATCAATGAACAATGGCTGCTGACTACAGCTAAAAATCTCTTCCTGGGTCATAAAGATGATGCAAAAGCAGAAGACATCGCCCCTACTTTAAGACTCTTTGTGGGGAAAAATCAGCCTGTGGAGATTGAGAAGGTGGTTCTCCACCCTGACCACCTCCAGGTTGACATCGGGCTCATCAAACTCAAACAGAAGGTGCCCGTTGGTGAGAAAGTAATGCCCATTTGCTTGCCTTCCAAAGATTATGCTCAAGTGAAACGTATAGGTTATGTAGCTGGCTGGGGGCGAAATTCCAACTTTAATTTTACTGAGCTACTGAAGTACGTCATGTTGCCTGTGGCTGACCAGGACAGCTGTGTACAGCACTATGAAGAGAGCTTAGTGCCCGAGAAGAAGAAGCCAAAGAGCCCCGTAGGGGTGCAGCCCATACTGAACGAGCATACCTTCTGTGCTGGCATGAGCAAGTACCAGGAAGACACCTGCTATGGGGATGCTGGCAGTGCCTTTGCTGTGTACGACACAGATGACGAGACCTGGTATGCCGCTGGGATCCTGAGCTTCGACAAGAGCTGCAGCGTGGCCGAGTATGGTGTGTATGTGAAGGTGACCTCCATTCTGGACTGGGTTCGGAAAACTGTGGCCGACAACTAA
- the TXNL4B gene encoding thioredoxin-like protein 4B isoform X2, with protein MSFLLPKLTSKKEVDQVIKSTAEKVLVLRFGRDEDPVCLQLDDILSKTSSELSKMAAIYLVDVDQTPVYTHYFDISYIPSTVFFFNGQHMKVDYGSPRRAPVYLGDHSPPQL; from the exons ATGAGCTTTCTATTGCCCAAGCTGACCAGCAAAAAAGAAGTCGACCAGGTGATAAAGAGCACTGCAGAGAAGGTGCTGGTTCTCAGGTTTGGGAGAGACGAGGATCCTGTCTGTCTGCAACTAGATGATATT CTTTCTAAGACCTCTTCTGAACTGAGCAAAATGGCAGCTATATATCTGGTAGATGTGGACCAAACTCCAGTTTATACACACTATTTTGACATCAGTTATATTCCATCTACTGTGTTTTTCTTCAATGGGCAACATATGAAAGTGGATTATGG TTCTCCTAGGAGGGCCCCCGTGTACCTGGGCGACCACTCACCCCCACAGCTGTGA